Proteins encoded in a region of the Pigmentiphaga litoralis genome:
- a CDS encoding lactonase family protein, with the protein MTLAYVGSRTTRERNARGEGISVFRVDAETASLTLLHVVGGLKNPSYLALNRRADRLYAVHGDSEDASAFEVLADGNLSLLGTVPCGGRNPVHLALDPTERHLVVSNHLSSNLAVLPVAASGELSGPSQIVTLPGSPGPHRVEQPFAKPHFNPFDPAGRHVVVPDKGVNRVFVFRFDEGVLTPAATPWVDTRETAGPRHLAFHPSAPYAYVINELDSTVTAYHYAADTGKLVAFQVLSALPDTWTGDSRASGITIDAAGRNLYASNRAHDSIAVFRIDPATGRLTFQDATPSGGRTPRFFALAPGGRHMFVLNEDTDRIVTFAVDGATGQLADTGQSVACGSPVCMVFADRD; encoded by the coding sequence ATGACTTTGGCCTACGTGGGTTCGCGTACGACGCGCGAGCGCAATGCGCGCGGGGAGGGCATCAGCGTGTTTCGGGTGGACGCCGAAACCGCTTCGCTGACCTTGCTGCATGTTGTCGGTGGCTTGAAGAATCCGTCCTACCTGGCCTTGAATCGCCGGGCCGATCGCCTGTATGCCGTGCATGGCGACAGTGAAGACGCCAGTGCGTTTGAAGTGCTGGCGGACGGCAACCTGTCCCTGCTGGGCACCGTGCCCTGCGGCGGCCGCAATCCGGTGCATCTGGCCCTGGATCCTACCGAACGCCATCTGGTCGTCTCGAACCACCTGAGCAGCAACCTGGCGGTATTGCCGGTTGCGGCGTCAGGCGAATTGTCGGGGCCGTCGCAGATCGTGACCCTGCCGGGTTCGCCCGGACCGCACCGGGTGGAGCAGCCCTTTGCCAAGCCGCACTTCAACCCCTTCGATCCGGCGGGGCGTCATGTCGTCGTGCCCGACAAGGGCGTGAACCGTGTCTTCGTGTTCCGGTTCGACGAGGGCGTGCTCACCCCGGCGGCGACGCCGTGGGTGGATACCCGTGAAACGGCCGGGCCCCGGCACCTTGCCTTCCATCCGTCGGCGCCGTATGCCTACGTCATCAACGAACTGGATTCGACGGTGACGGCGTATCACTACGCGGCTGACACCGGCAAGCTGGTAGCTTTTCAAGTCCTGTCGGCATTGCCGGATACCTGGACTGGCGACAGCCGCGCATCCGGCATCACGATCGATGCGGCCGGGCGCAACTTGTACGCATCGAACCGGGCGCACGACAGTATTGCCGTGTTCCGCATCGACCCGGCCACCGGCAGGCTGACCTTCCAGGACGCCACGCCATCCGGCGGCCGCACGCCGCGCTTCTTTGCTCTGGCGCCCGGCGGCCGGCATATGTTCGTGCTGAATGAAGACACGGACCGGATCGTGACCTTTGCCGTGGACGGCGCAACGGGGCAACTGGCGGACACCGGGCAGTCGGTGGCCTGCGGCAGTCCGGTGTGCATGGTGTTCGCGGATCGGGACTGA
- a CDS encoding SurA N-terminal domain-containing protein, with amino-acid sequence MFETIRNHRRWMQFVLLLLILPSFVFVGVQGYSSFMNNDKSLAKVDGEAVSQQEYDAAVRSRLDQLRSMMGPQFDPAAFDTPVMRKAVLDELINTRLIATEASKAHFSASDERLRDTIQAIPAVQEDGRFSNTRYREALAAQGMTPVMFESQLRRDLSLQQVLAPVAESVIMPSSVLDRLIAIATERRQVQTLSINTSTYLPQVKISDADVKTFYDANRRAFELPERVDAQYVVLDQNAVTSKISVSDADVQSFYDQNQARFRQEEQRRASHILITVDSGASAADREAARKKADDLAAQVKAPGADFAKLARANSQDPGSAANGGDLDWFGKGQMVKAFEDAAFGLKNGEISGVVPTDYGFHIIKLTGVRPAVVKPLAEVKSQIQTEVRQQQAARQFAAAAEQFTNLVYEQSDTLEPAAGKFGLKLQTAEGVTRTAPPQAPNAAADIRSNPKVLQALFSEEVLKEKRNSGVIELAPNTLVAVRAAKYQPATVRPLADVSSQITNQLKQQKAAEMARAAGETRLKALQAADSQTGFAPAVTVARNAPQGMPSTVLGAVMRAPTDKLPTFVGVSTGDAYVIARVSKVEAAPRPATNVVENEKSTLDRRYAQAEQLAVLQALRDKYGVKLTADGTALTTVTTAQP; translated from the coding sequence ATGTTTGAAACTATCCGAAATCATCGCCGCTGGATGCAGTTCGTCCTGCTGCTCTTGATTCTGCCTTCCTTTGTGTTTGTTGGCGTTCAGGGCTATTCCAGCTTCATGAACAATGACAAGTCGCTGGCGAAGGTCGACGGCGAAGCCGTCTCGCAGCAGGAATACGACGCCGCCGTGCGCAGCCGTCTGGACCAGTTGCGTTCGATGATGGGCCCGCAGTTCGACCCGGCCGCGTTCGATACGCCGGTGATGCGCAAGGCTGTCCTCGACGAACTGATCAACACGCGCCTTATCGCGACCGAGGCGTCCAAGGCGCACTTTTCGGCATCGGACGAACGCCTGCGTGACACGATCCAGGCCATCCCCGCCGTGCAGGAAGACGGCCGTTTCAGCAACACGCGCTACCGCGAAGCGCTGGCCGCGCAGGGCATGACCCCGGTCATGTTCGAAAGCCAGCTGCGCCGCGATCTGTCGCTGCAGCAAGTGCTTGCTCCGGTGGCCGAATCGGTCATCATGCCGTCCAGCGTGCTGGATCGCCTGATCGCGATTGCGACGGAACGCCGCCAGGTGCAGACCCTGTCGATCAACACGTCGACCTACCTGCCGCAGGTCAAGATCAGCGACGCCGACGTCAAGACCTTCTACGACGCGAACCGCCGTGCCTTCGAGCTGCCCGAACGCGTGGACGCGCAGTACGTGGTGCTGGACCAGAACGCCGTCACGTCCAAGATTTCGGTGTCGGACGCCGACGTGCAAAGCTTCTATGACCAGAACCAGGCGCGATTCCGCCAGGAAGAACAACGCCGCGCCAGCCACATCCTGATCACGGTGGACAGCGGCGCGTCGGCTGCCGACCGCGAGGCGGCACGCAAGAAGGCCGACGATCTGGCCGCCCAGGTCAAGGCGCCCGGCGCCGACTTTGCCAAGCTTGCGCGTGCCAACTCGCAAGACCCCGGATCCGCTGCCAACGGCGGCGACCTGGACTGGTTCGGCAAAGGTCAGATGGTCAAGGCGTTCGAAGATGCCGCATTCGGCCTCAAGAACGGCGAGATCTCGGGCGTGGTGCCGACCGATTACGGCTTCCACATCATTAAGCTGACGGGCGTGCGCCCGGCGGTGGTCAAGCCCTTGGCCGAGGTCAAGTCGCAGATCCAGACCGAAGTGCGCCAGCAGCAGGCCGCGCGCCAGTTCGCCGCAGCCGCCGAGCAGTTCACCAACCTGGTCTACGAACAAAGTGACACGCTGGAACCTGCCGCAGGCAAGTTCGGCCTGAAGCTGCAGACGGCCGAAGGCGTGACCCGCACCGCGCCGCCGCAGGCACCGAATGCCGCTGCCGATATCCGCAGCAATCCCAAGGTGCTGCAGGCGCTGTTCTCCGAAGAAGTGCTGAAGGAAAAGCGCAATTCGGGCGTGATCGAACTGGCGCCGAATACGCTGGTGGCCGTGCGTGCCGCCAAGTACCAGCCCGCGACGGTGCGTCCGCTGGCCGACGTGTCGTCCCAGATCACCAATCAGCTCAAGCAGCAGAAGGCGGCCGAGATGGCCCGTGCGGCAGGTGAAACGCGTCTGAAGGCCTTGCAGGCCGCCGACTCGCAGACCGGGTTTGCCCCGGCCGTTACGGTGGCCCGCAACGCACCGCAAGGCATGCCGTCAACGGTGCTGGGCGCGGTCATGCGTGCGCCGACCGACAAGCTGCCAACGTTCGTGGGGGTCTCGACCGGTGACGCTTACGTGATCGCACGCGTTTCGAAGGTGGAAGCCGCACCGCGTCCGGCCACGAACGTGGTCGAGAACGAAAAGTCCACGCTGGACCGCCGCTACGCGCAAGCCGAACAACTGGCCGTGCTGCAGGCGCTGCGTGACAAGTACGGCGTCAAGCTGACGGCCGACGGCACGGCGTTGACCACGGTCACGACGGCGCAGCCCTGA
- a CDS encoding arylesterase — protein sequence MPATGAFAQTAAAAGGSAPVLMVLGDSLSAEYGIVRGTGWVPLLEQRLKERKIDYRVVNASISGDTTSGGRSRLPALLKQHQPKLVIVELGANDALRGLALNMTEDNLNEIVSSSKRAGAQVVVVGMQIPPNYGRDYTQRFKDLFGKVADKQKVPLVPFLLEGVAQQPAMFQADRLHPVSAAQPTILENVWPTLAPLLTKK from the coding sequence ATGCCGGCAACAGGCGCCTTTGCACAGACCGCTGCCGCCGCCGGGGGTTCCGCACCGGTGCTGATGGTGCTGGGCGACAGCCTGTCGGCAGAATACGGCATCGTGCGGGGGACGGGCTGGGTGCCCCTGCTCGAACAGCGCCTGAAGGAACGCAAGATCGACTACCGGGTGGTCAACGCCAGCATCAGCGGGGACACGACCAGCGGCGGGCGCAGCCGCCTGCCGGCCTTGCTCAAGCAGCATCAACCCAAGCTGGTGATTGTGGAATTGGGCGCCAACGATGCGCTGCGCGGCCTGGCGTTGAACATGACCGAAGACAACCTGAACGAGATCGTCTCGTCATCAAAGCGCGCGGGCGCGCAGGTAGTGGTGGTGGGCATGCAGATCCCGCCCAATTATGGCCGCGACTACACGCAGCGCTTCAAAGACCTGTTCGGCAAGGTCGCCGACAAGCAGAAGGTGCCCCTGGTGCCCTTCCTGCTGGAAGGCGTCGCGCAGCAGCCCGCGATGTTCCAGGCCGACCGCTTGCACCCGGTGTCGGCGGCGCAGCCCACGATACTTGAGAATGTATGGCCAACCCTTGCGCCGCTGCTGACGAAGAAATAA